Proteins encoded in a region of the Stieleria neptunia genome:
- a CDS encoding serine hydrolase domain-containing protein encodes MIDRFPAVLRSAICGLLFAAAASPLAAAPPDLDDPATQQRIRSLVQPYLDSEQVVGLSLGLIAGDSSATFHFGKTSADGDQPTDQTVYEIGSVSKVFTGILLADAVVQNKVKLDQDAADLMPGGARMPDSNGKKISLLDLSIHRSGLPRLPSNMKNVGGENPYADYTSQLALEFLDGYSLTRDPGDKMEYSNLAVSFLGYLLGHQAGKSYDQLLTERIAKPLGMTSTTVTGDAEVLKRLAAGHATPGKPHSTWEFADMPGAGGIRSTVTDMLRFANANLDPPDSDLGNALQLAWKQHRAGDAKDFAMGLGWHIARDGSTRWHNGQTGGYHAMLFVSREVPAAVVLLTNTATMEVDRLAEDLIRMLAGAAVQPRTFQSAIEVPIATMKRCEGRYQIAPGVVFDVNVVNDRLMVQLTGQPAFQVFPKSETEWFYKIVPATLTFKDENDGRFEALELFQNGIRASAKRIDPAEDE; translated from the coding sequence ATGATCGATCGCTTTCCCGCTGTCCTACGCTCAGCCATTTGCGGTTTGCTTTTCGCCGCAGCCGCCAGTCCGCTCGCTGCCGCGCCGCCCGATCTGGACGATCCGGCAACGCAGCAGCGCATTCGTTCGCTCGTTCAACCGTATCTGGACTCCGAGCAAGTCGTCGGCCTTTCGTTGGGGCTGATCGCGGGCGATTCTTCGGCGACGTTCCACTTCGGCAAGACGTCCGCCGATGGTGATCAACCGACCGATCAAACGGTTTACGAAATCGGCTCGGTCTCGAAAGTGTTTACGGGAATCCTGCTCGCCGACGCGGTCGTCCAGAACAAAGTCAAGCTGGACCAAGACGCCGCCGACTTGATGCCGGGCGGTGCCAGGATGCCCGATTCGAACGGCAAGAAGATTTCATTGTTGGATCTTTCCATCCATCGGTCGGGACTGCCGCGATTGCCGAGCAACATGAAAAACGTCGGCGGCGAAAACCCCTACGCCGATTACACCTCACAGCTGGCCCTCGAATTCCTGGACGGCTATTCGTTGACCCGGGATCCCGGCGACAAGATGGAATATTCCAACTTGGCGGTTTCGTTTCTCGGTTATCTGCTTGGTCACCAAGCCGGCAAATCGTATGACCAACTGTTGACCGAGCGGATTGCCAAACCGCTGGGGATGACCAGCACCACGGTGACCGGCGATGCCGAAGTCCTCAAGCGTCTTGCGGCCGGCCATGCGACGCCCGGAAAGCCGCATTCGACCTGGGAGTTTGCCGACATGCCCGGCGCCGGCGGGATCCGCAGCACCGTCACGGATATGTTGCGGTTTGCCAACGCGAACCTTGATCCGCCAGACAGCGATCTGGGAAACGCGCTCCAGCTTGCTTGGAAACAACACCGCGCCGGCGACGCCAAAGACTTCGCGATGGGGCTCGGATGGCACATCGCCCGAGACGGATCGACGCGCTGGCATAACGGACAGACCGGCGGCTACCATGCGATGTTGTTCGTCAGCCGCGAGGTTCCGGCGGCCGTCGTGTTGCTGACCAACACGGCAACCATGGAAGTCGACCGGCTGGCCGAAGATCTGATTCGCATGTTGGCCGGTGCGGCAGTGCAACCGCGAACGTTTCAATCGGCGATCGAGGTGCCGATTGCAACGATGAAGCGTTGTGAAGGCCGATACCAAATCGCCCCCGGAGTCGTCTTTGATGTCAACGTCGTCAACGACCGGTTGATGGTCCAGTTGACGGGCCAGCCCGCGTTTCAGGTCTTTCCCAAATCCGAAACGGAGTGGTTTTACAAGATTGTCCCGGCAACGCTGACGTTCAAGGACGAGAACGACGGGCGGTTCGAAGCGTTGGAACTGTTTCAAAACGGCATCCGCGCTTCTGCCAAGCGAATCGATCCGGCCGAGGACGAGTAG
- the cysN gene encoding sulfate adenylyltransferase subunit CysN: MSHQSDLIATDINAYLKQHENKQLLRFITCGSVDDGKSTLIGRLLYDSKLVYEDELAKVQSDSAKQGSTGGNFDPSLFMDGLKEEREQGITIDVAYRYFSTAKRKFIIADTPGHEQYTRNMATGASSADLAILMIDARHGVLTQTRRHSFIVSLLGIRHVVVAINKMDLIDFSEEKYEAICDDYRSFATRLDLPDLHFIPISALNGDNVVDRSESMPWYTGTTLMGFLESVYIGSDRNLQDFRFPVQLVNRPNLDFRGFCGTIASGIVRPGEEIMVLPSKRTSKVKSIVTYEGELEEAYAPLSVTLTLEDEIDASRGDMIVRPGNLPKSRDSIQAMLVWMGEDPMVPGKTYLFKHTTQTVPGTIDTLNYRVDVNTLHRSPAPELELNAIGRVGISLSAPIHFDAYRRNRSTGAFIVIDRITNATVAAGMILDKSGDGGAKSVWDEEETGGGDDGAPVSAVTAEERAARFGQQPATVLLTGLTGSGKTAIGQALERKLFDSGRAVSVIDGEHVRKGLSRDLGFSANDRSENLRRSAHLAHTLNEAGMICIACFVAPSEEVRQKVARVIGEDRFLVVHVATPVEICRQRDEKGQYAQADAGQLLNFPGVTAPYDAPPHPDVTLDASQQTIDECVNQIIEALRQKAIIK; the protein is encoded by the coding sequence ATGTCTCACCAGTCTGACCTCATCGCGACCGACATCAACGCCTATCTCAAGCAACATGAGAACAAGCAACTTTTGCGGTTCATCACCTGTGGCAGTGTGGATGATGGCAAGAGCACGCTGATCGGACGGCTGCTCTACGATTCCAAGTTGGTTTACGAAGACGAATTGGCCAAGGTCCAATCGGATTCCGCCAAACAGGGGTCAACCGGCGGAAATTTTGACCCGTCGCTGTTCATGGATGGGCTGAAGGAAGAGCGAGAGCAAGGCATCACGATCGACGTCGCCTATCGTTACTTCAGCACCGCGAAGCGAAAGTTCATCATCGCCGACACCCCCGGCCATGAACAATACACGCGAAACATGGCGACCGGCGCGTCGTCCGCGGATCTGGCGATCCTGATGATCGATGCCCGCCACGGTGTGTTGACGCAAACCCGACGGCATTCGTTTATCGTCTCCCTGCTCGGGATTCGTCACGTCGTCGTCGCGATCAACAAGATGGACTTGATCGATTTCTCCGAAGAAAAATACGAAGCGATTTGCGACGACTATCGTTCCTTCGCCACGCGATTGGATCTGCCCGACCTGCACTTCATCCCGATCAGCGCGCTCAACGGTGACAACGTCGTCGATCGCAGCGAGTCGATGCCCTGGTACACCGGCACGACGCTGATGGGTTTCCTGGAATCGGTCTACATCGGCAGCGATCGAAACCTGCAGGACTTTCGGTTTCCCGTCCAATTGGTCAATCGCCCCAACCTGGATTTTCGCGGCTTCTGCGGGACGATTGCGTCCGGGATTGTTCGCCCCGGCGAAGAAATCATGGTGCTGCCGAGCAAGCGAACCTCGAAAGTCAAATCGATCGTGACGTACGAAGGTGAACTCGAGGAAGCCTACGCACCGCTGTCGGTCACGCTGACCTTGGAAGACGAAATCGATGCCTCGCGCGGCGACATGATCGTTCGCCCGGGGAACCTGCCCAAGTCGCGCGATTCGATCCAGGCCATGCTGGTTTGGATGGGCGAAGATCCGATGGTGCCGGGCAAGACGTACCTGTTCAAGCACACCACCCAGACCGTTCCCGGGACGATCGACACGCTCAACTATCGAGTCGATGTCAACACGTTGCACCGCAGCCCCGCCCCCGAATTGGAACTCAATGCCATCGGCCGCGTCGGCATTTCGCTTTCCGCCCCGATCCACTTCGATGCCTACCGCCGCAACCGCTCCACCGGCGCGTTCATCGTGATCGACCGGATCACCAATGCGACCGTCGCCGCCGGCATGATCCTGGACAAGTCGGGTGACGGCGGGGCGAAGTCCGTTTGGGACGAAGAAGAAACCGGCGGGGGCGACGACGGCGCGCCCGTCTCCGCGGTCACCGCCGAAGAACGTGCCGCCCGGTTCGGCCAACAACCGGCCACGGTGCTGCTGACCGGATTGACCGGTTCGGGGAAAACCGCGATCGGCCAAGCCCTGGAGCGAAAACTGTTCGATAGCGGTCGAGCCGTTTCGGTCATCGACGGTGAACACGTCCGCAAGGGCCTGTCGCGTGACCTCGGCTTTAGCGCCAACGATCGCAGTGAAAATCTACGACGCAGCGCGCACCTGGCACACACGCTGAACGAAGCGGGAATGATCTGCATCGCCTGCTTCGTCGCCCCCAGCGAAGAGGTTCGCCAGAAAGTGGCCCGCGTGATCGGCGAGGACCGCTTCCTGGTCGTCCACGTTGCGACGCCCGTTGAAATTTGTCGCCAGCGGGACGAGAAAGGCCAGTACGCCCAAGCCGACGCCGGTCAATTGCTGAATTTCCCCGGTGTCACGGCCCCGTACGACGCTCCGCCCCACCCCGATGTCACCCTCGATGCGTCCCAGCAAACCATCGACGAGTGCGTCAACCAAATCATCGAAGCGCTACGACAAAAAGCGATCATCAAATAA
- the cysD gene encoding sulfate adenylyltransferase subunit CysD yields the protein MSDYNLTHLKQLEAESIHIFREVAAEFQNPVMLYSVGKDSAVLLHLALKAFAPAKPPFPLLHVDTTWKFKEMYEFRDNYVAKELGLDLIVYINEEGLKHDIKPWEDSERHTEIMKTDALKAALDQYGFDAAFGGARRDEEKSRAKERVFSFRDKGHRWDPKNQRPELWNVYNARVNKGESIRVFPMSNWTELDVWQYIHLENIPIVPLYLSTKRKVVERDGILIMRNDDRMPLLEGEVEEEKMVRFRTLGCYPLSGAVESEATDLVDVIQEMLLTTTSERQGRVIDKDEGGVGMQKKKERGYF from the coding sequence ATGTCGGACTACAACCTGACCCACCTAAAACAGCTGGAAGCGGAGAGCATTCATATTTTCCGTGAGGTGGCTGCAGAATTCCAAAATCCCGTGATGCTTTACAGCGTCGGCAAGGACTCGGCGGTGCTGCTCCACTTGGCTCTGAAGGCCTTCGCGCCGGCGAAACCTCCGTTTCCCTTGCTGCACGTGGACACGACGTGGAAGTTCAAGGAGATGTATGAGTTCCGGGACAATTATGTCGCCAAGGAGTTGGGCCTGGATCTGATCGTGTACATCAACGAAGAAGGCCTCAAGCACGACATCAAGCCGTGGGAGGACAGCGAGCGTCACACCGAGATCATGAAGACCGACGCCCTCAAGGCCGCCTTGGATCAATACGGTTTTGACGCCGCCTTCGGTGGGGCGCGTCGCGACGAGGAGAAATCGCGGGCTAAGGAACGGGTTTTCAGCTTTCGCGACAAGGGCCACCGCTGGGACCCCAAGAATCAACGGCCCGAGCTGTGGAATGTCTACAACGCACGCGTCAACAAGGGCGAGTCGATCCGGGTGTTCCCGATGAGCAACTGGACGGAACTGGATGTCTGGCAATACATCCATCTGGAAAACATCCCGATCGTGCCACTGTACCTGTCGACCAAACGCAAGGTCGTCGAGCGGGACGGGATCCTGATCATGCGCAATGACGACCGCATGCCGCTGTTGGAAGGCGAAGTCGAAGAGGAAAAGATGGTGCGGTTCCGGACGTTGGGCTGCTATCCGCTGTCAGGGGCGGTCGAGTCCGAAGCGACCGATCTGGTGGACGTGATCCAAGAAATGTTGCTGACGACGACCAGCGAGCGACAGGGACGTGTGATTGACAAGGACGAAGGCGGAGTCGGAATGCAAAAGAAAAAAGAGCGGGGCTACTTCTAG
- a CDS encoding adenylosuccinate synthase, with the protein MSGTCVIGLQWGDEAKGKLVDLLASQFDLVVRYQGGANAGHTVVVGDEVYKLHHIPSGILHRGVKNLITPGVVINPETMIGEMEGLAPRGVNCDENLQISERAHLVMPWHMAEDRQINATALRGESIGTTNRGIGPCYRDKVGRTHAIRMTDLVQPGRDERIRTVAEQKLAILRNMGASEEELDSIAADKVIAQATRWGNRLQGMIADTTDTLLDAAEQDKRILFEGAQGALLDIDHGTYPFVTSSNSSGVGVCAGAGVPPRWINTVLGVCKAYSTRVGGGPFVTELEDETGDRIRTLGNEFGTTTGRPRRCGWFDAVAVRYTARLSGVTRLALMMMDVLAHLDELKICVAYELDGERITRFPGHADQLRRCKPIYETIPGWKQPVDDVRREEDFPEGALAYVRRIETLVGIPVGVLSVGPDRAQTIFTKQSDELNLQPIGA; encoded by the coding sequence GTGTCGGGAACTTGCGTCATTGGTTTGCAGTGGGGTGATGAAGCGAAGGGCAAATTAGTTGATTTGCTGGCTTCACAATTCGATTTGGTCGTCCGTTATCAGGGCGGGGCGAACGCCGGCCACACGGTGGTTGTCGGCGACGAAGTCTACAAATTGCACCATATCCCCAGCGGTATCCTGCACCGTGGGGTCAAAAATCTGATCACGCCCGGTGTGGTGATCAACCCCGAGACCATGATCGGCGAGATGGAGGGGCTTGCCCCCCGCGGCGTCAACTGCGACGAAAACTTGCAAATCAGCGAGCGAGCCCACTTGGTCATGCCTTGGCACATGGCCGAAGACCGCCAGATCAACGCGACCGCGTTGCGTGGCGAGTCGATCGGGACGACCAATCGAGGCATCGGACCGTGCTATCGAGACAAAGTGGGGCGGACCCACGCGATCCGAATGACCGATTTGGTCCAACCCGGCCGCGACGAACGGATCCGCACCGTTGCCGAACAGAAACTGGCGATCTTGCGCAACATGGGGGCATCCGAAGAGGAGCTCGATTCGATCGCGGCGGACAAGGTGATTGCCCAGGCGACGCGTTGGGGCAACCGTTTGCAGGGCATGATCGCCGACACGACCGATACGTTGTTGGATGCCGCCGAGCAGGACAAACGGATCCTGTTTGAAGGCGCACAAGGGGCATTGCTGGACATCGACCACGGCACGTATCCCTTTGTCACCAGCAGCAACAGCAGCGGTGTCGGGGTCTGTGCCGGCGCCGGGGTGCCGCCGCGCTGGATCAACACGGTGCTGGGCGTTTGCAAGGCCTACAGCACGCGAGTCGGCGGCGGGCCGTTCGTGACAGAACTGGAAGACGAAACGGGCGATCGGATTCGCACGCTGGGCAATGAGTTCGGGACGACGACCGGGCGTCCGCGTCGTTGTGGATGGTTCGATGCGGTTGCGGTTCGCTACACGGCACGACTGAGCGGCGTGACCCGACTGGCGTTGATGATGATGGACGTGCTGGCTCATTTGGACGAACTCAAGATTTGTGTCGCGTATGAACTGGACGGCGAGCGGATCACGCGATTTCCGGGGCATGCCGACCAGCTGCGCCGTTGCAAGCCGATCTACGAGACGATTCCGGGCTGGAAACAACCGGTCGATGACGTCCGCCGTGAAGAAGATTTCCCAGAAGGTGCGTTGGCGTATGTCCGTCGCATCGAAACCCTGGTCGGAATTCCGGTCGGCGTGTTGTCGGTCGGCCCCGATCGCGCTCAAACCATTTTCACGAAGCAATCCGACGAGTTGAATTTGCAGCCGATCGGAGCCTGA
- the uppS gene encoding polyprenyl diphosphate synthase, with product MNAKIPDSKISDATSSETDDAHSADPKAAANRLPDHVAIIMDGNGRWAQSRGMPRIEGHRRGVDSVRMVSETCTELGIEAVTLYCLSSENWKRPKAELEFLMQLLEQYLVEERELIMKQGLRLKVIGRRDRLPASVLVEMDKTIEVSSDNPGTQLVLAIDYGGRDELAMAARSICRDVQAGLLDVDTIDEETITNRLYTAGLPDVDLMIRTGGEMRVSNFLLWQLSYAELWVTETCWPDFDRQEFAAALESFGCRDRRFGGLSETPVESTFGET from the coding sequence ATGAACGCAAAGATCCCTGACTCGAAGATTTCCGACGCAACGTCTTCGGAAACCGACGACGCTCACAGCGCCGACCCGAAAGCGGCTGCCAACCGCTTGCCCGATCATGTTGCGATCATCATGGACGGCAACGGGCGCTGGGCCCAATCGCGCGGCATGCCGCGGATCGAAGGGCATCGTCGTGGCGTCGATTCGGTTCGGATGGTCAGCGAGACGTGCACCGAACTGGGAATCGAAGCGGTCACCCTGTACTGTCTTTCCAGCGAAAACTGGAAACGCCCCAAAGCCGAACTCGAATTCCTGATGCAGTTGCTCGAGCAATACCTGGTCGAGGAGCGCGAGCTGATCATGAAGCAGGGCTTGCGGCTAAAAGTGATCGGGCGACGCGATCGATTGCCCGCCAGCGTCTTGGTGGAAATGGACAAGACGATCGAGGTTTCGTCGGACAACCCGGGGACGCAATTGGTGCTGGCGATTGATTATGGCGGACGGGATGAACTGGCGATGGCGGCGCGTTCGATTTGTCGTGATGTCCAGGCCGGACTGCTGGACGTGGACACCATCGACGAAGAAACCATCACCAACAGGCTCTACACCGCGGGGTTGCCGGATGTCGATCTGATGATCCGTACCGGAGGCGAGATGCGGGTGAGTAACTTTTTGCTGTGGCAGCTCAGCTATGCCGAGCTGTGGGTCACCGAAACCTGTTGGCCCGATTTTGACCGCCAGGAGTTCGCCGCGGCGCTGGAGAGTTTCGGGTGCAGGGACCGACGCTTCGGCGGGCTTTCCGAGACACCTGTTGAATCAACCTTCGGTGAGACTTGA
- a CDS encoding phosphatidate cytidylyltransferase, translating to MLRDRLRTSAILIVIVLGLLSLDYSIRIPDADGVWLLPLLLFFAIGTAWEIAGMLTAGGQPVRRSVAVVGATLVASSAAIPFLWVLGTDDYPKDCPVGRLGWIVLAAAAAIFLSLIAEMREYGKDGDASPGDAIRRTSAAVFVSMYVGVPMAMLIALRGLHAETTAGRFGLAALVTTILVTKVADAGAYFSGRALGRHKLIPRLSPGKTIEGAIGGILASTMVAYLSLAYLFPALLDRPADTTTVMNETAVKTGLSALLAPSWVGAIMLGPVLAISGMVGDLAESLFKRDSGVKDSGNLLPGLGGVWDVTDSLLAASVPAFFCFATGVGGP from the coding sequence ATGCTGCGTGATCGTTTGAGAACCAGCGCGATCTTGATTGTCATCGTTCTCGGTCTCCTGTCGCTCGACTACTCGATCCGCATTCCGGATGCCGATGGCGTCTGGCTGTTGCCGCTGCTGTTGTTTTTTGCGATCGGCACGGCGTGGGAGATTGCGGGGATGTTGACCGCGGGCGGCCAACCGGTCCGTCGGTCGGTTGCGGTGGTCGGCGCGACGCTGGTCGCCTCCTCGGCGGCGATCCCGTTCTTGTGGGTGCTGGGGACGGATGACTATCCGAAAGACTGCCCCGTCGGCCGATTGGGCTGGATCGTGCTGGCCGCGGCGGCGGCGATTTTTCTGAGCCTGATCGCCGAGATGCGGGAGTATGGAAAAGACGGCGATGCCAGCCCGGGCGACGCGATCCGGCGAACCTCGGCGGCGGTTTTCGTTTCGATGTACGTCGGGGTGCCAATGGCGATGCTGATCGCACTCCGCGGCCTGCACGCCGAGACGACGGCGGGCCGTTTCGGACTCGCCGCCTTGGTGACGACGATCCTGGTCACCAAAGTGGCCGATGCGGGGGCGTATTTTTCGGGCCGGGCGTTGGGACGACACAAGTTGATCCCGCGGTTGTCACCCGGAAAAACGATCGAAGGCGCGATCGGGGGCATTTTGGCGTCGACGATGGTGGCCTATTTGTCACTCGCGTACCTGTTTCCGGCGTTACTCGATCGCCCGGCAGACACTACGACGGTGATGAACGAGACCGCCGTTAAAACTGGCTTATCCGCACTTTTGGCCCCGTCCTGGGTCGGGGCGATCATGTTGGGACCGGTGTTGGCGATCTCGGGAATGGTGGGCGACTTGGCGGAATCCCTGTTTAAACGGGACTCGGGGGTCAAGGACAGCGGCAACCTGCTGCCCGGATTGGGGGGGGTGTGGGACGTGACCGACTCGTTGCTGGCAGCCAGCGTGCCGGCATTTTTCTGCTTCGCCACGGGTGTTGGTGGCCCATAA
- a CDS encoding PhoH family protein has product MTEATLTVTAPDELLQLFGPRDQHLRKLRQLFDVTITHRNGRVRIAGEGEGVSGAMRTLEKLLHKVQKQGAIGGEDVETAAVEEGAKVEPGAKPKVSGGEDIAIQHAGRRIRPRTEGQAKYVDAIREYDLTFATGPAGCGKTYLAVATAVEALKAGQIRKIVLVRPAVEAGESLGFLPGDLRAKLNPYLRPLLDALGEMVDYDQARELMEQEVIEVIPLAYMRGRTLNDAFIILDEAQNTTIAQMKMFLTRMGERSKMVVSGDATQLDLPRGVTSGLKDAIRRLHRIKAIGMIRLTGEDIVRHRLVQRIVEAYEETENTGASTRPRRSSVRVIGGELSGRSGGEETLDR; this is encoded by the coding sequence ATGACTGAAGCCACATTAACGGTCACGGCGCCCGACGAGTTGTTGCAACTTTTCGGTCCCCGAGACCAACATTTACGAAAGCTGCGGCAGTTATTCGATGTCACGATCACGCATCGAAACGGACGAGTGCGAATCGCCGGCGAAGGCGAGGGCGTCTCCGGGGCGATGCGCACCCTGGAAAAGCTGCTCCACAAGGTGCAGAAACAAGGCGCGATCGGCGGCGAAGACGTCGAGACGGCCGCGGTCGAAGAGGGCGCCAAGGTCGAGCCGGGGGCAAAACCGAAGGTGTCCGGCGGCGAAGACATTGCGATCCAGCATGCCGGCCGCAGAATTCGTCCGCGGACCGAGGGCCAGGCCAAGTATGTCGATGCGATTCGCGAGTACGACTTGACCTTCGCGACCGGGCCGGCGGGCTGCGGCAAGACGTATTTGGCGGTGGCGACCGCAGTGGAGGCACTCAAAGCGGGCCAGATCCGAAAAATCGTCCTCGTCCGCCCCGCCGTGGAAGCGGGCGAGAGCCTGGGGTTTCTGCCCGGCGACTTACGCGCGAAACTGAACCCTTATCTGCGGCCACTGCTGGACGCGCTCGGGGAAATGGTTGACTATGACCAGGCGCGTGAGTTAATGGAGCAGGAAGTCATCGAAGTGATTCCACTGGCCTACATGCGGGGGCGGACGCTCAACGATGCCTTCATCATTCTGGATGAAGCACAAAACACGACGATCGCACAAATGAAAATGTTTCTCACGCGGATGGGGGAACGCAGCAAGATGGTGGTCAGCGGTGACGCCACGCAGCTCGATTTGCCGCGTGGGGTGACGAGCGGATTGAAAGACGCCATCCGTCGACTTCATCGGATCAAGGCGATCGGCATGATTCGCTTGACCGGCGAAGACATCGTCCGACATCGATTGGTGCAACGCATCGTCGAAGCCTATGAAGAGACTGAGAATACCGGAGCTTCGACTCGTCCGCGACGCAGCAGCGTGCGGGTGATCGGAGGCGAATTGTCCGGGCGTAGCGGTGGCGAGGAAACGTTGGATCGGTAG
- a CDS encoding HD family phosphohydrolase, whose protein sequence is MNGQTKTRTRQERIESLGIPKPKMVQWWIDSDKADWAVRILIGLSAAIALLVVCRTWEPRFAYRTGMIPVRDIIARVNFEVENQIETEALRLQKVREVPVYYRNWKAPLEQLRARLKNRLFVILDAQSLKEMNEEERKAFEEFVAVAAVTPESATADQPSADQQFSALKAVFASDPELEKLDTAIKNLQKDEFDNGLLQSIKHQPEQGSQRFIRVYSTEPSDAVEVTVDDVQIALMKPKIESMLAEEFRSLFGGQVETDQHRLVAQMVSRWIDKRLPEYETLSYDDEASGKARAEIAASVPPVMKKFYAGQSELADAGEPLDGHELRLLHMEHLQWTNYRGAIDRIARVAAYGGMIAALYLLCGSYILFVDDRTLVFDRVKLSKLLFLFVCTIGISYWVASDKYRSELAPLVIASIITAIVYGRDLSLLLMSAAIISVTLFLNEGLSHLVMLAAAVTTSTLLTGRIRTQSHLLFVGGVAAAVTFLTVVGVGIVTGDTTTIPTGVERLAPTTVSFLEVLNGLAQEGLRAGAFIVISAAALTPILPLIEKAFGVQTDLSLLSLSDASHPLLRRLAQRAPGTYNHSINVASIAEAAADAIGANGLLVRVGAYFHDIGKMFKPEYFIENQSGVNQHDSLQPAMSTLVIIAHVKDGADLARNHHLPQPLIDLIMQHHGTTLVEYFFNEAAKRSEDNPNEKQVSDKDFRYPGPKPQTLEAAVMMLADTVESASRTLVDPTPARIQNLVDQIAQKKMADGQFDECGLTFQQLNLVRKSLVKSLTAIYHARVKYPSQQPA, encoded by the coding sequence ATGAACGGCCAAACAAAGACGCGAACGCGACAGGAACGCATCGAATCGCTGGGGATTCCCAAGCCGAAGATGGTTCAGTGGTGGATCGACAGCGACAAGGCCGATTGGGCCGTCCGGATCCTGATCGGCCTGTCCGCGGCGATCGCGCTGCTGGTGGTTTGCCGGACTTGGGAACCCCGATTCGCCTATCGCACCGGCATGATCCCGGTGCGTGACATCATCGCACGGGTGAATTTTGAGGTCGAGAACCAAATCGAAACCGAAGCGCTGCGGCTGCAAAAGGTGCGTGAGGTTCCGGTTTATTATCGGAACTGGAAAGCGCCGTTGGAGCAGTTGCGGGCACGTTTGAAGAATCGCTTGTTCGTGATTTTGGATGCCCAGTCGCTCAAGGAAATGAATGAAGAGGAGCGCAAGGCGTTTGAGGAGTTTGTCGCCGTCGCTGCGGTGACGCCCGAATCGGCGACCGCCGATCAGCCATCGGCCGATCAGCAATTCAGCGCGTTGAAGGCGGTGTTCGCCAGTGATCCCGAACTGGAAAAACTGGACACCGCGATCAAGAACTTGCAGAAAGACGAGTTCGACAATGGCTTGTTGCAATCGATCAAGCACCAGCCCGAACAGGGCAGCCAACGATTCATCCGCGTCTATTCGACCGAGCCGTCCGACGCCGTGGAAGTCACCGTCGACGACGTCCAGATCGCGTTGATGAAGCCCAAGATCGAATCGATGCTGGCCGAAGAGTTTCGCTCGTTATTTGGCGGTCAGGTCGAAACCGATCAACACCGTTTGGTCGCGCAAATGGTCAGCCGTTGGATCGACAAGCGGTTGCCAGAGTATGAGACGTTGTCCTATGACGACGAGGCCAGTGGAAAGGCGCGGGCGGAGATTGCCGCCAGCGTCCCGCCGGTGATGAAGAAGTTTTATGCCGGGCAATCGGAACTCGCCGATGCGGGTGAGCCGCTCGATGGGCACGAACTCCGTTTGTTGCACATGGAGCATCTTCAATGGACCAATTACCGCGGCGCGATCGACCGAATCGCCCGGGTGGCCGCCTACGGCGGGATGATCGCAGCACTTTATTTGTTGTGCGGTTCTTACATCCTGTTTGTCGACGATCGCACGCTGGTGTTCGACCGCGTCAAACTTTCCAAGCTGTTGTTCTTGTTCGTCTGCACGATCGGAATCAGTTACTGGGTCGCCAGCGACAAGTATCGCAGCGAACTCGCCCCGCTGGTCATCGCCTCGATCATCACCGCGATCGTCTACGGTCGCGATCTGTCGTTGCTGCTGATGTCGGCGGCGATCATCAGCGTGACGTTGTTCTTGAACGAGGGGCTCAGTCATTTGGTGATGCTGGCCGCGGCGGTCACGACGTCGACGCTGTTGACCGGGCGGATCCGAACGCAAAGCCATCTGTTGTTCGTCGGGGGCGTCGCCGCGGCGGTCACGTTCCTGACGGTGGTCGGGGTGGGAATCGTCACCGGTGATACGACGACGATCCCGACGGGCGTGGAGCGTCTGGCACCGACGACCGTGAGCTTCTTGGAAGTGTTGAACGGTCTGGCGCAGGAAGGGTTGCGTGCCGGGGCGTTCATCGTGATTTCCGCGGCGGCGCTGACACCGATTTTGCCGTTGATCGAAAAAGCGTTCGGCGTCCAAACCGATCTCAGTCTGTTGAGCCTGAGCGATGCCAGTCACCCGTTGCTGCGTCGTTTGGCACAGCGTGCCCCCGGCACCTACAATCACAGCATCAACGTCGCATCGATCGCCGAAGCCGCCGCCGATGCGATCGGGGCCAACGGTTTGTTGGTCCGCGTCGGGGCGTACTTCCATGACATCGGCAAGATGTTTAAACCGGAGTACTTCATCGAGAATCAAAGCGGAGTCAATCAGCACGATTCATTGCAACCGGCGATGAGCACGTTGGTGATCATCGCGCATGTGAAGGATGGAGCGGATTTGGCGCGCAACCACCATCTGCCCCAGCCGCTGATCGATTTGATCATGCAGCACCACGGCACCACGCTGGTCGAATACTTTTTCAACGAAGCGGCCAAACGAAGTGAAGACAATCCGAACGAAAAACAGGTCAGTGACAAGGATTTCCGTTATCCTGGGCCGAAGCCCCAGACCTTGGAAGCGGCCGTGATGATGCTGGCCGATACCGTTGAAAGCGCCAGCCGTACGTTGGTGGATCCGACTCCG